Proteins from a single region of Streptomyces sp. Tu 3180:
- a CDS encoding ABC transporter ATP-binding protein: protein MRSEPVVQVQALVKRYGTKTAVDGLDLVARQGVTAVLGPNGAGKTTTVETCEGYRRPDSGTVRVLGLDPVRDSAALRPRVGVMLQSGGVYSGARADEMLRHVAKLHAHPLDVDALIERLGLGSCGRTAYRRLSGGQQQRLALAMAVVGRPELVFLDEPTAGLDPQARRATWDLVRDLRADGVSVILTTHYMDEAEQLADDVAIIDAGRVIAQGSPEELCRGGAENTLRFTGRPGLDVASLLKALPADSSADEPAPGSYRVVGKMDPELLATVTSWCAQHGVMPDRISVERHTLEDVFLELTGKELRS, encoded by the coding sequence ATGCGAAGTGAGCCCGTGGTCCAGGTCCAGGCCCTGGTGAAGCGGTACGGAACGAAGACCGCGGTGGACGGCCTCGACCTGGTGGCCCGGCAGGGCGTGACCGCCGTGCTCGGCCCCAACGGGGCGGGCAAGACGACCACGGTCGAGACCTGCGAGGGGTACCGGCGGCCGGACTCCGGCACGGTGCGCGTGCTGGGCCTCGACCCGGTGCGGGACTCCGCGGCACTGCGGCCCCGGGTCGGCGTGATGCTCCAGTCCGGCGGCGTCTACTCGGGCGCGCGGGCGGACGAGATGCTCCGGCACGTGGCGAAGCTGCACGCGCACCCGCTGGACGTGGACGCGCTGATCGAGCGGCTCGGGCTCGGCTCCTGCGGCCGCACGGCCTACCGGCGGCTCTCCGGGGGCCAGCAGCAGCGGCTCGCGCTGGCGATGGCCGTGGTCGGGCGCCCCGAGCTGGTGTTCCTGGACGAACCGACGGCCGGCCTCGACCCGCAGGCCCGCCGCGCCACCTGGGACCTCGTGAGGGACCTGCGCGCCGACGGCGTCTCCGTCATCCTCACCACCCACTACATGGACGAGGCCGAGCAGCTCGCCGACGACGTCGCGATCATCGACGCCGGCCGGGTCATCGCCCAGGGCTCCCCCGAGGAGCTGTGCCGGGGCGGCGCCGAGAACACGCTCCGCTTCACGGGCCGCCCCGGCCTGGACGTGGCCTCGCTGCTCAAGGCCCTGCCCGCCGACTCCTCGGCCGACGAGCCGGCACCGGGCTCCTACCGGGTCGTCGGCAAGATGGATCCGGAACTGCTCGCCACGGTCACCTCCTGGTGCGCCCAGCACGGGGTGATGCCGGACCGGATCTCGGTGGAGCGGCACACCCTCGAAGACGTGTTCCTGGAGCTCACGGGCAAGGAGTTGCGCTCATGA
- the sufB gene encoding Fe-S cluster assembly protein SufB: MTLPTETAHPELEGLGKYEYGWADRDEAGASARRGLNEDVVRDISAKKDEPEWMTKLRLKGLRLFEKKPMPNWGSDLSGIDFDNIKYFVRSTEKQAESWEDLPEDIKNTYDKLGIPEAEKKRLVAGVAAQYESEVVYHQIREDLEEQGVIFLDTDTALKEHPELFKEYFGTVIPAGDNKFAALNTAVWSGGSFIYVPKGVHVEIPLQAYFRINTENMGQFERTLIIVDEGAYVHYVEGCTAPIYKSDSLHSAVVEIIVKKNARCRYTTIQNWSNNVYNLVTKRAVAYEGATMEWVDGNIGSKVTMKYPAVYLMGEHAKGETLSIAFAGEGQHQDAGAKMVHMAPNTSSNIVSKSVARGGGRTSYRGLIEIGEGAPGSKSNVLCDALLVDTISRSDTYPYVDVREDDVSMGHEATVSKVSEDQLFYLMSRGLSEDEAMAMIVRGFVEPIAKELPMEYALELNRLIELQMEGAVG; encoded by the coding sequence ATGACTCTCCCCACGGAGACTGCCCACCCCGAGCTCGAGGGTCTGGGCAAGTACGAATACGGCTGGGCCGACCGTGACGAGGCCGGTGCGTCGGCGCGCCGCGGCCTGAACGAGGACGTCGTCCGGGACATCTCCGCGAAGAAGGACGAGCCGGAGTGGATGACCAAGCTCCGCCTCAAGGGCCTGCGCCTGTTCGAGAAGAAGCCCATGCCGAACTGGGGCTCGGACCTGTCCGGCATCGACTTCGACAACATCAAGTACTTCGTGCGCTCCACGGAGAAGCAGGCGGAGTCCTGGGAGGACCTGCCCGAGGACATCAAGAACACCTACGACAAGCTGGGCATCCCCGAGGCCGAGAAGAAGCGCCTCGTCGCCGGTGTCGCCGCCCAGTACGAGTCCGAGGTCGTCTACCACCAGATCCGCGAGGACCTGGAGGAGCAGGGCGTCATCTTCCTGGACACCGACACGGCCCTGAAGGAGCACCCGGAGCTCTTCAAGGAGTACTTCGGCACCGTGATCCCGGCCGGTGACAACAAGTTCGCCGCGCTGAACACCGCCGTGTGGTCCGGCGGCTCCTTCATCTACGTGCCGAAGGGCGTGCACGTCGAGATCCCGCTCCAGGCCTACTTCCGGATCAACACCGAGAACATGGGCCAGTTCGAGCGGACCCTGATCATCGTCGACGAGGGTGCCTACGTGCACTACGTCGAGGGCTGCACCGCCCCGATCTACAAGTCGGACTCGCTGCACTCCGCGGTCGTCGAGATCATCGTCAAGAAGAACGCCCGCTGCCGCTACACGACCATCCAGAACTGGTCGAACAACGTCTACAACCTGGTCACCAAGCGCGCCGTGGCCTACGAGGGCGCGACCATGGAGTGGGTCGACGGCAACATCGGCTCCAAGGTGACGATGAAGTACCCGGCCGTCTACCTGATGGGCGAGCACGCCAAGGGCGAGACCCTGTCCATCGCCTTCGCCGGCGAGGGCCAGCACCAGGACGCGGGCGCCAAGATGGTCCACATGGCCCCGAACACCTCGTCCAACATCGTCTCGAAGTCCGTGGCGCGCGGCGGCGGCCGCACCTCCTACCGCGGTCTGATCGAGATCGGCGAGGGCGCCCCGGGCTCCAAGTCCAACGTGCTGTGCGACGCGCTGCTCGTCGACACCATCTCCCGCTCGGACACCTACCCCTACGTGGACGTCCGCGAGGACGACGTGTCCATGGGTCACGAGGCGACCGTCTCCAAGGTCTCCGAGGACCAGCTCTTCTACCTGATGAGCCGCGGCCTGTCCGAGGACGAGGCGATGGCGATGATCGTGCGCGGCTTCGTCGAGCCGATCGCCAAGGAACTGCCGATGGAGTACGCCCTCGAGCTCAACCGGCTGATCGAGCTCCAGATGGAAGGCGCGGTCGGCTGA
- a CDS encoding ABC transporter permease, which produces MTATGAYTPKPGAAPLPRMIAAQAALETRMLLRNGEQLLLTVIIPTLLLVLFSTVDVVDTGEGETVDFLAPGVLALAVMSTAFTGQAIATGFERRYGVLKRLASSPLPRWGLMTAKTLSVLVTEVLQVLLVTAIALALGWSPRGNPLAVLLLLVLGTAAFSGLGLLMAGTLRAEATLAAANLVFLLLLVGGGVVVPLDRFPDAAQAVLGLLPISALSEGLRDVLRHGAGMPWDDLGILAVWAVAGLAAAGKFFRWE; this is translated from the coding sequence ATGACGGCCACCGGCGCCTACACACCGAAGCCGGGCGCGGCCCCGCTCCCCCGCATGATCGCCGCTCAGGCCGCCCTCGAGACGAGGATGCTGCTGCGCAACGGCGAGCAGCTGCTGCTGACGGTGATCATCCCCACCCTGCTGCTGGTGCTGTTCAGCACCGTGGACGTCGTGGACACCGGCGAGGGCGAGACGGTGGACTTCCTCGCTCCGGGCGTCCTCGCGCTCGCCGTGATGTCGACGGCGTTCACCGGGCAGGCCATCGCGACCGGTTTCGAGCGCCGCTACGGGGTGCTGAAGCGGCTGGCCTCCTCACCGCTGCCGCGCTGGGGCCTGATGACCGCGAAGACGCTGTCCGTGCTGGTCACCGAGGTCCTCCAGGTGCTCCTGGTCACGGCGATCGCCCTCGCGCTCGGCTGGTCGCCGCGGGGCAACCCGCTCGCGGTGCTCCTGCTGCTGGTGCTGGGCACGGCCGCCTTCTCCGGGCTCGGCCTGCTGATGGCGGGCACCCTGAGGGCCGAGGCGACGCTCGCCGCCGCCAACCTGGTGTTCCTGCTGCTGCTCGTCGGCGGCGGGGTGGTCGTGCCGCTGGACAGGTTCCCGGACGCGGCCCAGGCCGTGCTCGGCCTGCTGCCGATCTCCGCGCTGTCGGAAGGGCTGCGGGACGTGCTCCGGCACGGGGCCGGGATGCCGTGGGACGACCTCGGGATCCTCGCCGTCTGGGCGGTCGCGGGTCTCGCGGCGGCCGGGAAGTTCTTCCGCTGGGAGTAG
- the sufC gene encoding Fe-S cluster assembly ATPase SufC, producing MATLEIRDLHVTVEADNATKEILKGVDLTVKQGETHAIMGPNGSGKSTLAYSLAGHPKYTITGGTVTLDGEDVLEMSVDERARAGLFLAMQYPVEVPGVSVSNFLRTSATAIRGEAPKLRTWVKEVKEAMERLNMDPAFAERNVNEGFSGGEKKRHEILQLELLKPKVAILDETDSGLDVDALRVVSEGVNRLRETGEVGTLLITHYTRILRYIKPDHVHVFSGGRIVESGGAELADKLEEEGYEAYTKGGASA from the coding sequence ATGGCAACGCTTGAAATCCGAGACCTGCACGTCACCGTCGAGGCCGACAACGCCACGAAGGAGATCCTCAAGGGCGTCGACCTCACCGTGAAGCAGGGCGAGACGCACGCCATCATGGGCCCCAACGGCTCCGGCAAGTCGACCCTCGCCTACTCGCTCGCGGGTCACCCCAAGTACACGATCACCGGCGGCACCGTCACCCTCGACGGCGAGGACGTCCTGGAGATGTCCGTCGACGAGCGCGCCCGCGCCGGCCTCTTCCTCGCCATGCAGTACCCGGTCGAGGTCCCCGGCGTCTCCGTCTCCAACTTCCTGCGCACCTCCGCCACCGCCATCCGCGGCGAGGCCCCCAAGCTGCGCACCTGGGTGAAGGAGGTCAAGGAGGCCATGGAGCGCCTCAACATGGACCCCGCCTTCGCCGAGCGCAACGTCAACGAGGGCTTCTCCGGCGGTGAGAAGAAGCGCCACGAGATCCTCCAGCTCGAGCTGCTCAAGCCGAAGGTCGCGATCCTCGACGAGACCGACTCCGGCCTGGACGTCGACGCGCTGCGCGTCGTCTCCGAGGGCGTCAACCGCCTCCGCGAGACCGGCGAGGTCGGCACCCTGCTGATCACGCACTACACGCGCATCCTGCGGTACATCAAGCCCGACCACGTCCACGTCTTCTCCGGCGGCCGCATCGTCGAGTCCGGCGGTGCCGAGCTCGCCGACAAGCTGGAGGAAGAGGGCTACGAGGCATACACGAAGGGTGGCGCATCCGCGTGA
- a CDS encoding nucleotidyltransferase domain-containing protein — protein MPTDTLLDRFLTGLAPLAPVAVWAHGSLAGGDYREGRSDLDLIAVLDHPITARTVWRVALLHARLRAEPLVDRLHCTYLTPDTAAGAERRHLTWAHEQLFARPVTPVTRTELHTFGRVLHGAPPADVLPPVPDGELAAFVVRDQRDFWRPAVDRAALWERDVWVDLGLLTFARATVTLRAGRLISKREALEALPGLGAPAEVVEDVRSRRYGDPAPPAEGWTARRARLTRDYLGAAIDALVAREG, from the coding sequence ATGCCGACCGACACCCTGCTCGACCGCTTCCTCACCGGCCTCGCGCCGCTCGCCCCCGTCGCCGTCTGGGCGCACGGCTCACTGGCCGGCGGCGACTACCGGGAGGGCCGCAGCGACCTGGACCTGATCGCGGTCCTGGACCACCCGATCACGGCCCGGACGGTGTGGCGGGTGGCGCTGCTGCACGCCCGGCTGCGGGCCGAGCCGCTCGTCGACCGGCTGCACTGCACCTACCTGACGCCGGACACCGCGGCGGGCGCCGAGCGGCGCCACCTCACCTGGGCGCACGAGCAGCTGTTCGCACGGCCGGTCACCCCGGTCACCCGGACCGAGCTGCACACCTTCGGGCGCGTCCTGCACGGGGCGCCGCCCGCGGACGTGCTGCCGCCGGTGCCGGACGGCGAACTCGCCGCGTTCGTGGTGCGCGACCAGCGCGACTTCTGGCGGCCGGCGGTGGACCGGGCCGCTCTCTGGGAGCGGGACGTGTGGGTCGACCTGGGCCTGCTGACCTTCGCGCGCGCCACCGTCACCCTGCGCGCGGGCCGGCTGATCTCCAAGCGGGAGGCCCTGGAGGCACTGCCCGGCCTCGGCGCGCCCGCCGAGGTCGTCGAGGACGTCAGGAGCAGGCGCTACGGCGATCCCGCGCCACCGGCCGAGGGGTGGACCGCGCGCCGGGCCCGGCTGACCCGGGACTACCTGGGAGCGGCGATCGACGCGCTCGTCGCGCGGGAGGGCTGA
- a CDS encoding COX15/CtaA family protein, whose protein sequence is MGRVPNVTRADAQAAVRNPLALIAARWTPDPRTVRRAALAALVMSVVIVVTGGAVRLTGSGLGCPTWPKCTEDSLTTTSEMGLHGVIEFGNRLLTYVLCAAVGWAIIAARSEKPYRRGLTRLGWAQFWIVMGNAILGGIVVLVGLNPYTVAAHFLLSSALIAVAAVMWQRTREGDAPPRPLVGRAVQQLVWFLVAASVLLIAVGTVVTGAGPHAGDSSEVPRMPVDWETVSKVHAVLAWIVVTLTFALWFVLKAVDAPRGPLDRTRELFLILLAQGLIGYVQYFTDLPEVLVGLHMFGSCVMWIWVIRVLLSLRERPEAAVPDLAAPAAQPSRATSASIAAPR, encoded by the coding sequence ATGGGACGCGTGCCAAACGTGACCCGCGCCGACGCCCAGGCGGCCGTGCGCAACCCGCTCGCCCTCATCGCCGCACGCTGGACCCCGGATCCCCGGACGGTCCGGCGGGCGGCCCTCGCCGCGCTCGTCATGTCGGTGGTCATCGTGGTCACCGGCGGCGCCGTGCGGCTGACCGGCTCGGGCCTGGGCTGCCCGACCTGGCCCAAGTGCACCGAGGACTCGCTCACCACGACCAGCGAGATGGGCCTGCACGGCGTCATCGAGTTCGGCAACCGCCTGCTGACCTACGTGCTGTGCGCGGCGGTCGGCTGGGCGATCATCGCCGCGCGCTCCGAGAAGCCCTACCGGCGCGGTCTCACCCGGCTGGGCTGGGCGCAGTTCTGGATCGTCATGGGCAACGCGATCCTCGGCGGCATCGTGGTCCTCGTCGGCCTGAACCCGTACACGGTCGCGGCGCACTTCCTGCTCTCCTCGGCGCTGATCGCGGTCGCCGCGGTGATGTGGCAGCGCACCCGCGAGGGCGACGCCCCGCCGCGTCCGCTGGTCGGCAGGGCCGTGCAGCAGCTGGTGTGGTTCCTGGTGGCCGCGTCCGTGCTGCTGATCGCGGTCGGCACGGTGGTGACCGGCGCGGGCCCGCACGCGGGCGACTCCAGCGAGGTCCCGCGGATGCCGGTCGACTGGGAGACGGTGAGCAAGGTGCACGCCGTGCTGGCGTGGATCGTGGTGACGCTGACGTTCGCCCTGTGGTTCGTCCTCAAGGCCGTCGACGCCCCCAGGGGCCCGCTGGACCGCACCCGCGAGCTGTTCCTGATCCTGCTCGCGCAGGGTCTGATCGGTTACGTGCAGTACTTCACGGACCTGCCCGAGGTCCTGGTCGGCCTGCACATGTTCGGCTCGTGCGTGATGTGGATCTGGGTGATCCGGGTCCTGCTGTCGCTGCGCGAGCGCCCGGAGGCGGCCGTACCCGACCTGGCGGCTCCGGCGGCTCAGCCCTCCCGCGCGACGAGCGCGTCGATCGCCGCTCCCAGGTAG
- a CDS encoding non-heme iron oxygenase ferredoxin subunit produces MTYRRACGLSELEEDTPKRVEIDGTPVSLVQTEGEVFAIHDICSHANVSLSEGEVDDCHIECWLHGSRFDLRSGKPDALPATRPVPVYPVKIEGDDVLVSLTQES; encoded by the coding sequence ATGACCTACCGACGCGCCTGCGGGCTGAGCGAGCTGGAGGAGGACACCCCGAAGCGGGTGGAAATCGACGGCACGCCGGTCTCCCTCGTGCAGACCGAGGGCGAGGTGTTCGCGATCCACGACATCTGCTCGCACGCGAACGTCTCCCTCTCGGAGGGCGAGGTGGACGACTGCCACATCGAGTGCTGGCTGCACGGTTCGCGTTTCGACCTCCGTTCCGGCAAGCCCGACGCCCTTCCGGCGACGCGCCCCGTCCCCGTATACCCCGTAAAGATCGAAGGGGACGACGTGCTCGTCTCCCTCACCCAGGAGTCCTGA
- a CDS encoding ArsR family transcriptional regulator produces MKNGARSTEPPSEELATGERSTRNRVARSILDHGPSTVAELAERLGLTQAAVRRHLDALTADNVVEARERRVYGARTRGRPAKVFALTDCGRDAFDQSYDKLAVDALRWIGEQEGGSEAIAAFARARIAAQADAYRKAVEAAAPEERTEALARALSADGYAATARSAPHPQRGEQLCQHHCPVAHAAEQFPQLCEAETEFFAELLGTHVQRLATIAHGDGVCTTFIPKISHHASASTSGRNPA; encoded by the coding sequence GTGAAAAACGGCGCACGATCAACGGAGCCTCCCAGCGAGGAGCTGGCGACCGGTGAGCGGTCCACCCGCAACCGGGTCGCCCGCTCCATCCTGGACCACGGCCCCTCGACCGTCGCCGAGCTCGCCGAGCGACTCGGGCTCACCCAGGCGGCCGTACGCCGGCACCTGGACGCGCTGACCGCGGACAACGTCGTGGAGGCGCGCGAGCGACGGGTCTACGGCGCGCGTACGCGCGGGCGCCCGGCCAAGGTGTTCGCCCTCACCGACTGCGGGCGGGACGCCTTCGACCAGTCGTACGACAAGCTCGCCGTGGACGCCCTGCGGTGGATCGGCGAGCAGGAGGGCGGCAGCGAGGCGATCGCCGCGTTCGCCCGGGCCCGGATCGCCGCGCAGGCGGACGCGTACCGCAAGGCGGTCGAGGCCGCGGCCCCCGAGGAGCGGACGGAAGCCCTGGCCAGGGCCCTGAGCGCCGACGGGTACGCTGCAACGGCGCGCAGCGCGCCCCACCCCCAGCGGGGTGAGCAGCTCTGCCAGCACCACTGCCCGGTCGCCCACGCCGCCGAACAGTTCCCGCAGCTGTGCGAGGCCGAGACGGAATTTTTCGCCGAGCTTCTCGGTACGCACGTACAGCGGCTGGCGACCATCGCGCACGGCGACGGCGTCTGCACGACGTTCATCCCCAAGATTTCCCACCACGCATCTGCAAGCACGTCCGGGAGGAACCCCGCATGA
- a CDS encoding cysteine desulfurase: MTQLPGLLDTEAIRKDFPVLDRVVHDGRKLVYLDNAATSQKPRQVLDALSEYYERYNANVHRGVHVLAEEATALYEGARDKVAEFVNAPSRDEVIFTKNASESLNLVANMLGWADEPYRVDHETEIVITEMEHHSNIVPWQLLAQRTGAKLKWFGLTDDGRLDLSNIDEIITEKTKIVSFVLVSNILGTVNPVEAIVRRAQEVGALVCVDASQAAPHMPLDVQALQADFVAFTGHKMCGPTGIGVLWGRQELLEDLPPFLGGGEMIETVSMSSSTYAPAPHKFEAGTPPIAQAVGLGAAIDYLSSIGMDRILAHEHAITEYAVKRLSEVPDLRIIGPATAEERGAAISFTLGDIHPHDVGQVLDEQGIAVRVGHHCARPVCLRYGIPATTRASFYLYSTPAEIDALVDGLEHVRNFFG, encoded by the coding sequence GTGACACAGCTGCCGGGCCTCCTCGACACCGAGGCGATCCGCAAGGACTTCCCCGTCCTGGACCGCGTCGTCCACGACGGGCGCAAGCTCGTGTACCTGGACAACGCGGCGACCAGCCAGAAGCCGCGCCAGGTGCTGGACGCACTCAGTGAGTACTACGAGCGCTACAACGCCAACGTCCACCGCGGTGTGCATGTGCTCGCCGAGGAGGCCACGGCGCTGTACGAGGGCGCGCGCGACAAGGTCGCCGAGTTCGTCAACGCGCCCAGCCGCGACGAGGTGATCTTCACCAAGAACGCCTCCGAGTCGCTCAACCTCGTGGCCAACATGCTCGGCTGGGCCGACGAGCCCTACCGGGTGGACCACGAGACCGAGATCGTCATCACGGAGATGGAGCACCACTCCAACATCGTGCCGTGGCAGCTGCTCGCGCAGCGCACGGGCGCGAAGCTGAAGTGGTTCGGCCTCACCGACGACGGCCGGCTCGACCTGTCCAACATCGACGAGATCATCACCGAGAAGACGAAGATCGTCTCCTTCGTGCTGGTGTCCAACATCCTGGGCACGGTCAACCCGGTCGAGGCGATAGTGCGCCGCGCCCAGGAGGTCGGCGCCCTGGTCTGCGTCGACGCCTCCCAGGCCGCGCCGCACATGCCGCTGGACGTCCAGGCCCTCCAGGCCGACTTCGTGGCCTTCACCGGCCACAAGATGTGCGGCCCGACCGGCATCGGTGTGCTCTGGGGCCGCCAGGAGCTGCTGGAGGACCTGCCTCCGTTCCTCGGCGGCGGCGAGATGATCGAGACCGTGTCGATGAGCTCGTCGACGTACGCGCCGGCCCCGCACAAGTTCGAGGCGGGCACCCCGCCGATCGCCCAGGCGGTCGGGCTCGGCGCGGCGATCGACTACCTGTCCTCGATCGGCATGGACCGGATCCTCGCCCACGAGCACGCGATCACCGAGTACGCGGTCAAGCGCCTGTCCGAGGTCCCGGACCTGCGCATCATCGGCCCCGCCACGGCCGAGGAGCGCGGCGCCGCGATCTCGTTCACGCTGGGGGACATCCACCCGCACGACGTGGGCCAGGTCCTCGACGAACAGGGCATCGCGGTCCGGGTCGGCCACCACTGCGCGCGGCCGGTCTGCCTGAGGTACGGAATTCCTGCGACCACGCGAGCGTCGTTCTATCTGTACTCCACGCCGGCCGAGATCGACGCACTGGTCGACGGCCTGGAGCACGTACGGAACTTCTTCGGATGA
- the sufD gene encoding Fe-S cluster assembly protein SufD has translation MAEAQNIPVGSTTAGSIAVAAESTVATRMSAPPSFDVADFPVPHGREEEWRFTPLERLRGLHDGTAAATGGVKVAVEAPEGVTVETVGRDDARLGRAGTPVDRVAAQAYSAFERASVVTVPKETVLTEPVRIAVHGEGGTAYAHQVIELGAFAEAVVVIDHTGDAVLAANVEYVLGDGAKLTVVSVQDWDDKAVHAAQHDALVGRDASFKSVIVTFGGDVVRLHPRVSYAGPGGEAELFGLYFTDAGQHQEHRLLVDHNVPHCTSNVVYKGALQGDDAHAVWIGDVLIEAKAEGTDTYEMNRNLVLTDGARVDSVPNLEIETGEIVGAGHASATGRFDDEQLFYLMARGIPEKDARRLVVRGFFAGLVQQIGLPDIEERLISKIEEELEASVA, from the coding sequence ATGGCTGAGGCTCAGAACATCCCGGTGGGCTCCACCACCGCCGGTTCGATCGCGGTCGCCGCGGAGTCGACCGTCGCCACCCGCATGAGCGCGCCCCCGTCCTTCGACGTGGCGGACTTCCCCGTCCCCCACGGCCGTGAGGAGGAGTGGCGGTTCACCCCGCTGGAGCGGCTGCGCGGCCTGCACGACGGCACCGCCGCCGCCACCGGCGGCGTCAAGGTCGCCGTCGAGGCGCCCGAGGGCGTCACCGTCGAGACCGTCGGCCGCGACGACGCGCGGCTCGGCCGCGCGGGCACCCCGGTGGACCGCGTCGCCGCCCAGGCGTACTCCGCCTTCGAGCGGGCCTCGGTCGTGACCGTGCCGAAGGAGACCGTCCTCACCGAGCCGGTCCGCATCGCGGTGCACGGCGAGGGCGGCACCGCCTACGCCCACCAGGTGATCGAGCTCGGCGCCTTCGCCGAGGCCGTCGTGGTCATCGACCACACGGGTGACGCGGTGCTCGCCGCCAACGTCGAGTACGTCCTCGGCGACGGCGCCAAGCTGACCGTCGTCTCCGTCCAGGACTGGGACGACAAGGCCGTGCACGCCGCCCAGCACGACGCCCTCGTCGGCCGGGACGCCTCCTTCAAGTCGGTGATCGTCACCTTCGGCGGCGACGTCGTCCGGCTGCACCCGCGCGTCAGCTACGCCGGCCCCGGCGGCGAGGCCGAGCTGTTCGGCCTGTACTTCACCGACGCCGGCCAGCACCAGGAGCACCGCCTCCTCGTCGACCACAACGTCCCGCACTGCACGTCGAACGTCGTCTACAAGGGCGCGCTCCAGGGCGACGACGCGCACGCCGTGTGGATCGGCGACGTGCTCATCGAGGCCAAGGCCGAGGGCACCGACACCTACGAGATGAACCGGAACCTGGTCCTCACCGACGGTGCCCGCGTCGACTCGGTGCCCAACCTGGAGATCGAGACCGGCGAGATCGTCGGCGCCGGCCACGCCTCCGCGACCGGCCGCTTCGACGACGAGCAGCTCTTCTACCTGATGGCCCGCGGCATCCCGGAGAAGGACGCCCGCCGTCTGGTGGTCCGCGGCTTCTTCGCCGGGCTGGTCCAGCAGATCGGCCTCCCCGACATCGAGGAGCGCCTGATCAGCAAGATCGAGGAGGAGCTGGAGGCGTCGGTCGCATGA
- the sufU gene encoding Fe-S cluster assembly sulfur transfer protein SufU produces the protein MKLDSMYQDVILDHYKNPHGRGLRDGDAEVHHVNPTCGDEITLRVKYDGTTISDVSYEGQGCSISQASASVLNDLLVGKDLAEAQRIQETFLELMQSKGKIEPDDAMEDVLEDAVAFAGVSKYPARVKCALLSWMAWKDATAQALGADADAERTTA, from the coding sequence GTGAAGCTGGACTCCATGTACCAGGACGTCATCCTGGACCACTACAAGAACCCGCACGGGCGTGGTCTCAGGGACGGCGACGCCGAGGTGCACCACGTCAACCCGACGTGCGGTGACGAGATCACGCTCCGCGTGAAGTACGACGGCACGACCATCAGCGACGTGAGCTACGAGGGCCAGGGCTGCTCCATCAGCCAGGCCTCCGCCTCCGTGCTGAACGACCTGCTGGTCGGCAAGGACCTCGCCGAGGCGCAGCGGATCCAGGAGACCTTCCTGGAGCTAATGCAGTCCAAGGGGAAGATCGAACCCGACGACGCGATGGAGGACGTCCTGGAGGACGCGGTCGCGTTCGCCGGGGTGTCCAAGTACCCCGCCCGGGTCAAGTGCGCCCTCCTCAGCTGGATGGCGTGGAAGGACGCGACGGCCCAGGCGCTGGGCGCCGACGCCGACGCCGAAAGGACAACGGCATGA